The following DNA comes from Quercus robur chromosome 1, dhQueRobu3.1, whole genome shotgun sequence.
TGGCAGAGGtatgatgtcatcaaaaccctcctatccgtccgaggagtcggatagcaggattttgaggggctattgtagggccgAGGAGCTTATGATCCGACCCACGCTCTATCCGGGCTCAGGGCCTGTGTCGAGGAGGTAGTGTGCCGAGGACGAGTGATCAAAGGCCGAGGGGTTAAGGGGAACAGCTAAGAACGACcctatcctcggcactccaagacTTCGATGAGAAGAGCAACGTCTTAGTGAATGATATCCCCAAATAGTCCCCTGAAGGGGATGTGAGTGGAATAGGGCCCACGTGGAGGTACGGTGCAAAATAGGTTCCAggaaaatacgtcccctccgcattaaatgcgccGGCCAGCATCCtgatcatgttaatgagaaaagacgcttggacggtgtaacttcgatcctcgcaactaacagaaaataAGAGGGGACAGCTAATGGGACAGGTACGGAAGTAagcacctgcctgaccaacaagtagagggctaagatcaactaagaaggactatataatgtaaaggttAGTGCACCaagagggggctgggaaaaatggccaaaacccagagcctcccagcccgcctccaggagaaagactcctaaggCGAAAACGAcgtaattatgtatgaacaccacgagaAACCCGCCGTCTGGTGActgaggcctagcctttcaaacccacgctctacaaatgatattgtttgggcctttttacgcgCGAGCCAAACACTGTTACGGTTTGTTACGAATCGTGCCTTTACAATAATAAAAGACTAAATAAAGCAATTGaactaaatatttataataataaatttgtgtcctatcaaaaaaataaataaataaataaatttgtggaCACAACCAATAGGATATATCAAAAATGCCTACCACACAACAACCAAAAAGGAAATCAaaacaaacttcactttttaatTCAGATTAGAAAATCACCCTCTCAAATATATCCATCAAGCCAAGTAAAAAagcatgtttgtttgtttcttcgacatataaatattttgtacttcaagaatcaaaagatgaaatatattttataaacttatttagaaaaaaaaaaagaaaaagaaaaactaaactGCGataaatatgcattttttttcagAGATTGTTATTTGAGGTAATTAGTATatgtctttttttaatgaacaggtAATTAGTATATGTTTCATCCCAAGCCAGATTCAAACTACATGCATGACTcattgaaagtttgaaacatTTATTATCATGAAGATTGGAACACATAAGTATGTtgccaaacaaaaaagtttcacattttgttgttgattaattaatgagtaatgctacaaatacaaattattttataacatttttacaaactgctgatatgacaaattcttattagttctgTGGGAaccggcccaaaataacaggctggctgggccctaggcccgtccgaggagtcagcgtggcccaagcaatccttattcaggcccactggggcaaagagaatatgtccgaggagtaatttctcctcggatactGCAAATTCCGGAGCAAAAGTACATCCTAGCCACCATAGTTAATCTTCCCAATACATAAAAtggaaggaaacccaaaatatttcagcaaaggctgtcaccaccacattaaatgcattacaactactatcctggctgcattaatgaggagaagacccctgaatattgctaccttggctaccgcaactcacaaagaattgagaggggtgtctgatgggacaggtgctcaagtgggggtttggatgatcaataAGTGTAAATCCCAGATGATATGAAAgagcctatataatatgtaaaagtccccCAAGGGAGGGGACGGtgaaaaaaagagggagagaataCTGTAGAGAAGCCAAACTGCATTGATCAGTATCTATTAATCAAGTTggcatttttgttcttgtttagGTATTCCCTGAACCTATGCATCAAACCGTTTAAACCAACTGAAACCGAGTTCTTcaacccatactctacaaaaattcattgtgtgggaccttTTGGACCAAGACTTGAGCAACAAGGATTGGGCTACCAAATTGTTCTCCTACAAGTTCTAATATTGGCCAATcactaatatcacatttttacttacaataactatttggaaaatgctaaaaccaCACTTGTAAAAAGAGTGATGCTACAGACACAAATTAttatacaacatttttacaaactgctgccgtgacttttgtaattttcaaataattattgataaatataaatgtgatgttagtagtgAACTTAtattagaactaataaaaatttgtcatatcaatagtttgtaaaaatattgtaaaatagtttgtggctgTAACATTACTcctgtaaaaatgttgtaaaataatttgtgtctgTAGTATTACTCCTAATTAATTAGCATTACTCCTAATTAATTTCCAACAAAAGCtagctattattattattattaatgataataataatgttaCTTTACAGGAGTATTGCTAGCTATTTTacaagagtaatgctacagatacaaattattttacaaattgctgatgtagttttagtaattttcaaataattattggtaaacataaatgtgatgttagtagtgAACCCATAttagaagtaataaaaatttgtcacatcaatcgtttgtaaaaatgttgtaaaataatttatggctGTAGTATTGCTcctgtaaaaatgttgtaaaatagtttgtatctgtAATATTACTTCTAATTAATTAGCATTACTCCTAATTAATTGCCAGAAAAAGCtagctattattattattattattatttattactcataaataattaaagtaaTTGAACTTAATATGTATGATCATAATAAATTTGTGGATCCAGTCAAATAAATATACCAAAATGAGTTTATTCCCAAAATTTATTCtatcacaacatttttaattcccaataataaaaattactattcacatttaaaaaaaaaaaaaattacccttATTATCATAATCACTATTTATTAGTATACCAAATGTATTCTTTACATTTTTATAATCTCTATTTAGTATACCAAATGTATTCTTtacatttttgttaaaagtggCTATCATGTAATTAATCATTAATTAATAACATACTTTCTATGAGTTCATAACTTCATTATGAAggttggaaaaataaaaatttggaggCTTTCTGTTGTTAATTAATTGCCAGTGAAAGCTATTCTTATTACTGCATGACTAATAAAAGCAATAATTGAACTAAATATTAATAATGATATACTTTTGGTAGGAACCATTTAAATCCACCAAAAAtgccaaattaaaaataataaaaagaggaaATCAATATACTTCGCAACTTTTCAATTCAGGTTTCAGAATATATCCATCTAGCCAAGAAATGAAGAAGTCCTTTTGAAAATGCATGACTCTCAAATTACCTTGGAAATCATAATTAAGAACATGCTTGATTTTTTGTCATATAGACATTTTCTACTTCAAGAATCAACAGATGAAATATATTGtggaaacttaaaaaaataaaaaataaaaaaataaaaagaagaagaagaagaagaaaaggaaaaactaagATTTTACTGAACATACATTTGTCAGATTAATGTTATTTAAGGTTAATTATCCAAGTTTAGACTTCAGTTTCAACCTACATGATCACTTATCGAAAcactttacaaattttttaagtgTTTATCGTATAATCATTAATCAATACATATCATAGTTTCTATGAGCAGATAACTTCATTATGAGGGTTGGAATCTTAAGTATGtttcccaaataaaaatttggacacTTTCTGTTGTTGATTAATTGCCAAtgaaagatattattattactcCATGACTAATTAAAGGCAATTAAACTAAAGTTTTATAACAATAAATTGGTGGTCACAACCAAATTAATACACcattaaatgccaaaaaaaagagagttcaAAATTGAGTTCACTTTTTAATTGAGGAAACAGAAACACAAGTTCTCAAATATATCCATCAAGCCAAATCTCTCTTTTTGAAATGCATGTCTCTCAAATTACCTTTAGAATTCATAAAAGCATTCTTCCATTTCTTTGACATATAGATATTTTCTACTTCAAGTATCAAAAGATGTAATGTATTGTAGAAACttgtttagcaaaaataaaatagtaaataaattttaacaaagtaTAGAGAAAACTAAGAATCCAAAAGCATACATTAATTTGTAATGTATGCTTCCGGACAGATAGATGTATTAGCACATAAGTTTCAATAAATATATTCATCTtttcaccacaaaaaaaaaataataataataaaatacatttttcaaataaattaaaatcacattatGGTAATTCTtaacataaaaagaaaggagaCTAAAAATTTGTTGAACTACATCTTAATTAGCATAACATGCACTGCCTGAATTTGTACTTTTTCAAGAAGACCATGCACACTCGCAATGATCAAGGCACACACAAACGCTCAAAGACTAACCACAGCCAAtgcaaaaacacaaattaaatcaacaacaaaaacatgGCTAATCAAATTATGCATTAATTGGGAAACAGAAAGATAGCTAGCATCCGCAGATTATGCAGAATTACAAAGATTAATACAAAATATTATCTGTTTTCTCAGATTTGTTGATATCACACCTAAATTCTAACCCCTCCCTTGCAACATTCATATCCTTTGATCTTCACGCACATTGGCTGGTGCTGCCATGGAGTACTTTGTAACGGCGGCCGTAATGGTTGGCACAAGGACTTGAAAGATCTTCGAACCCAAGACTGTCAATAAAGTCAAAAAATGAGTTGCCTAAGGCGAATTGTTTGGAAATATATCGCATTGCTTCCATTTTCCTTCTCTTTGCATGGGAACTCATGTGCCCTCCCAAGGCATTTCCACTTTGAAATAACTTGTGACACTGAAAGCATTTGTGCTCAACTGGATGTGGGGGTTTAGTTTgagtttcattggttttcttggcaataggattttttCGTTTGATTTTTTTCGGCTTCGGCTCACCTGATTTAGAGCTGTTTGGCTTCATGGTTGAGCCAAGAACACGGCTAGAATGATTTTGACTATCCATATCAACCTGGGGTGAATTATTTTCTGGATGAACTTGGGGCTCTTGTTTTGGGACTAAGAGTGGGGGTGAATTATTTTCTGGAAGAACTTGGAGTTCTTGTTTTGGGATTAACATTGGGTGTGAATCATTTTCTGGAAGAACTTGGGGTTCATGTTTTGGAACTAACATTGGGGGTGGatcatttttaggaaaaaattggGGTTCTTGTTTTGGGACTAACACTGGGGGTAGATCATTTTCAGGAAGAATTTGGGGTTCTTGTTTTGGGACTAACACTGGGGGTGGATCATTTTCTGGAAGAATTTGGGGTTCTTGTTTTGGGACTAACACTGGGGGTAGATCATTTTCAAGAAGAACTTGGGGTTCTTGCGTTGGGACTAACACTGGGGGTGGATGATTTTCAGGAAGAACTTGAGGTTCTTGTTTTGGGACTAACATTGGGGGTGAATTATTTTCTAGAAGAACTTGGGGTACTTGTTTTGGAACTAACATTTTGTGTGAATCATTTTCTGGAAAAACTTGGGGTTCTTGTTTTGGGACTAACATTGGGGGTGAATCATTTTGAGGAAGAACTAGGGGTTCTCGTTTGGGAACTAACAATGGGGGTGAATTATTTTCAGGTAGAACTCGGGGTTCTCGTTTGGGGTCTAACAATGGGAAATTGAATTGGCTGTTAGTGAGGCTTCCATTGGTGCTAGATGATGATTGAGGACCAACATTTGACATGATTGAGAACTGATTAACCCTATGTGTGGAGCTATTTGGATTTTCTTGTTTAGTCACAAGGCCAACCTTTAAGCAAGGCAAGGGGGGCTTTCTAAGGCCTTGAAAATGGACTGTTTGATTTGTCATATGCTTTGATTTGTTTGGACAAACCCGAGATGAGTTGAAGGTGGTACGAAAGTTGGGTTGCTGGTTTGTCATGGGGAAGTTGATACCTGCAGTAGAGAAATTCAAAGAAATGGTATTAGAAATGGTACACAAGTTCTTGATTTTTACCTGAAATATAGAGTTCAGTACCTTTTGGTGTTTGAAGAGGAGGATTTGGTTCACATACTTGCTTGTTTTTCATCTTGACATTGACAACCGACCTAATTGTAGGTGTGGATGCAAGATGAATTTCAGTACTGCATGAAACATCCAATTCGGTTTCACTGATTGGATTTTCAAAGTTATCTTCTGGTAGCTTGTTGATGGTATAGATCAATTGGTGGTTCATGGTGTTTGATATATTTGGGAGCTCAAATTCTTTTCCTATAGGAACATTGATGATATCGAACCATTCATCACTATATTGTTGTAGATCAATGTCCATTAGAGGGAGAAAAACTCTTCTGCCTCTTATGGGTAAAGGGGAGCTATATATACCAAGGAGAGAAAGGGGAGAAGAGTTGTGGATGAGAACCACATCAATGCTAACATATATATGCACATTCAAGGTAGCAACACGCCAATGGCAATTCTGCCGTTATTTGGTGTTTTAATGGCTTCATATAATTTTTACCATAGGTAGAAGTAGGTTTCGTTGGCCTTATTCAAATGTGTTGAATTTaaaagggatgaaaaaaaaattggtaactAATTTGTAGCCATACTAGGGTTGTCCAACATCCAACCAGACCTAATAAACCTACTAGACTCAAAGCCATCTGACCTAAAATTCGTCCAATCCAAGCAATGGTGTAGTTGACGGCAGGTGTTGATTTgcaaaaattgattttattaattcGAGTAGCACGCAGATTCTTCATGCAAAGACCCGATCCAACTGTCACAAGCTATTCATGGTTGTTGTTTGTTGTCCTCCCCCACTCTCCATTGCTCTTCTCCGTTAAAGTTTTCATCTTCATTAGATCCGTGAAGAACATCACCAAATTCGGCAAAAATCTACTAAATTTAATGAGATCTTTGCCGAATCTAGCAAAATATCAGATTTGACCGATCAATCGGGTTTTTTTATTGGTTCGTAACCCATATTCCTCTAGTTGGAAATAGGTGAGTGTTTCTCAGACCCGATCCAATCAGGTCAAGTGCAGGTTTAGAGGAAATTTGACTAGACCCAACCCATGGACACCCCTAAGGCCCTAACCATAACTTGGGCTCATGAAATTCTAgttttaaattctttaaaaattgtCACCCTCTTCAACTCTGTGCAATTCTCCttactaattgattttttttaatttactttctaaattttctaaattcaCACTTTCATGATTTTGAGTGAATTCTGTTTATTAATTGACTTTCTTAATTAATTCCCTCAATTCacattttcataattttgaatggattctctttattaatttgctttcttaatttcataaattaaacacacttgcttaattattttctttttcttttcttgtgtttttttttgcaaataacaCTTGCTTAATTCCTGAGTGAGCATTAAGCTAACTAAATTGCAAAATACATGACTCCCACTATGTGACTCTATAACATCAATATATACTTCCTTAATTTGTTTAGGAGTGGAGTGAGCATTAACCTAACTAAAACACAAAATGAGACTACTTTAAAATAAGTCTATTACATCAAATTCTAATgtagtaaaattatatataatggtATTAGACACAAAATTGAATCTACAAGCTAAAAGTCGTTGCATTAATAACTTAAAAAGTGGTAAGTTATTACATCAATAGTAATATAATTTGCAATAACATATgtatttttgttgcaatagagTTCTTAATATCttattatattaagaaaatttgttataataatttaaGACAAATAAAGTGTTGTAATAACCAAATACTAATTATTTTGGCACTATAAAATTGAACAATTGAGAATTTAAATGTTTAGCTCTCCTCCTCCTCTCTTTCAGTGTCTTTCTCATCAATCCACACCTTGCTCAAGAGGGAGACACATAAAACGCAATCCTTTGCTTAAATAAAACTGAAACAAAATCTCTACTCACATAAAActagaacaaaacaaaactacagAGCACATCGATCTGAACCAATCTAGGTTGCTTGACCTTGGTGGTTGAGGGGACAAAAACATGACAGAGACGTTGATGGAGGGGATGATATCCACAAAGACCTGTGAAGCAATCTGATtagttaaatcatttttaaaatcttcACAATTCTGTAATTGACAGTGTTGATTAGTTAAATAATTgaaaacaacttaaaagagcGTTGACAAtgtcaatagtttttttttaaaaaaagagtgTCAACTTATGGCTTTCACTtttgatgatagttctttatcatcaaactaagacatCAATCGGTTTCTGGTATAAGCGGAGATTAAAGttaaaccccagatctcttattcaaccatcagtgactttaccaattaagttaattggaacccacaaaaCAATGTCAATAgttaattttactattcaatgaccaaaaaaatttatgaagaacTTTGAATAACACTTTCAAAGCTACAcaatttactttaattttgacATTATGTCaaaacttaacacaattttttttaaagccttcATAAATCAAAAGTATTTGAAGtcatcattttcacaactaTACATTCAATATATTTCCGAAACATTATCTATCGAAATTCTTCAAAGTAAACTTTCCATTAATTGCACTAACTTCTTGTGGAACATTATATGatgcaactctctctctctctctctctctctctcaaaaaaaaatagtttaccTCCAAATTGATTATGGAGAAAAATTCCTCCGACCCACTATATGACAATTGATAAAATCAACCTATACTTTTAGTCACTtgacctatatatatatatatatatatatatatatatattgagtcaTGTGACTTGTAAAAATAGTATACAATATTGATGGTTTTATGAATCGTCACATGATGGATTGGAGAAGATTCCTCATAACCGGTTACTTTATCCCGAACAAAAGTACAATTACATTCTTCAAACGACAATGTCTAGCTCTAAACCGGTTTTGAGTTATCTACTCCAACTCTCTATAAGACCAAAAAAGTTTAGTTTTAAACATGTTTAGAACTACCTTAGTCCAATCTATTATGTGACAATTGAATAGATCATTCATGTATAATACACATGGATTGTCTTTTCTCATTGCTAAACAAAATTGGTTCTGAGTTTAGtctttcacacacatatacaaaatataaaaataaataaaataaaatttaacgtTGGTAATCTACATTCTTATGAACTATCAGGAAATGATGTCAACCtataggctgtgtttggttgccgtaaaacgttttccggaaaatacatattttccggaaatgctaatttctggaaaaggaaaatatttctgtgtgtttggttgtatttcaaaaaattttccggaaaatattttctagtgtttggaaaagaagaaaggaaaacacaaatcagaaaacacaacccagaaaacacatctagaaaacccagaaaacacaaaTCGAaggcgatctcgccggcgcgatcgcgttcgcgagatcgcgatctcgccttcacATCCagaaaacccagaaaacacaaaTCGAAAGCGATCTCGCCGGCGCAatcgcgttcgcgagatcgcgatctcgccggcgcgatctcgctaaggcgagatcgcgatcaacgtcgcgatctcgcgacggcgcgatctcgcgttcgcgagatcgcgtcgtcgatcgcgatctcgatcTGGCacgatctcgcgaaggcgagatcgcgatctcgatctgacgcgatctcgcgaaggcgagatcgcgatcgacggcgcgatctcgcgaagcgtcgatcgcCGTCGTCGGACTGGTCTTAGGACTGGAGATCGGCGCGGACTGGTCTTCTCCCTCGCGCGCACTGGTCTTCTCCCTCGCGCgcgcgcgctctctctctctctctctcttttccggaaatcctttgaagtgaaaatagagcCGGTAATtgatttccgtggtcaaaggcCTTTTTTTTCGGTCAACGGATttcaatttccggaaaatagaattttccggaccaaccaaacacacctattttccggaaaatcatttccggaatgcGTTTGAAGTCGATTCAAACGCAGCCATAGTAAATGGAGCTTCTTAAATAATGTTAACGtgtaagagcactagcatccaGGTGGCtaaaaatattccattttaacacctcaaaagttactttatttattataccaactcactttacaatacactcaaCATCCCAGTTTCTATATTTATTCCATCtcatttaaataatcatttaaataatactaatatttaTTGAAATGAGAAGGAGCTTGCGTGTAGCTAAATTGAAATTAGAGAGAAGGAGCTTGCATGTAGCTgaattgaaaagagagaatgtcagatatttcaattataatactaatatttattttgcatCCAAATGAACAGTTGGTTCTACTGTTCATAGGTTGCAAAAAGTCTTAGAAACACATACCCAGACGTGGGGTGTTTTTTGAAGTTTTGGTTGTAAAATCACAACTGGGGGTATTTACACCCCCAATGCTAGTGCTTTAAGTGAATGTtgtgatagaaaaaaaaaaaaaaaaaaaaaatgaatctaCACACtgtttttcttgcttttgttgttgtagtacatgttttaaaaagtgagtatttctttttcttttttttatttggtaaaataaaaagtgagtATTTCAATGTTTGTATTGTTAAATattgggtaaaatactattttgatacctaaattttactaaaaatttgtttttcgtccttaaactttaaaaaattattttttcatccctaaactttgtaaTGAGTTTTTTGAATAgtatagagacaaaaataaggatgaaaaaaaaaaattcaatagtttaaggatgaaaaacaaatttttaataaattttaaggacataaataaaacattttcaatagtttaaggacaaaatatgaacttttcaatagtttagggacgaaaaataaatttcttaaagtttagggatgaaaaacaaatttttggtaaagtttagaaaccaaaatagtattttacccttaaatattagttaaataattaaattcattctaataacttaaattttttttttttttttttttttttttttgagaatcaattggtaaatttttattttttttattgttaacaATGAAATTGTATTAAATTTGAATGTGCTCTTTCTCATGCTAGACGAAGCTGGTTCTGACTTCTGAGTTTAAATTTGACTACACCTAATAGGAAACGAGTCTAATCTATCACCCaccaa
Coding sequences within:
- the LOC126715459 gene encoding uncharacterized protein LOC126715459, giving the protein MLVPKQEPQVLPENHPPPVLVPTQEPQVLLENDLPPVLVPKQEPQILPENDPPPVLVPKQEPQILPENDLPPVLVPKQEPQFFPKNDPPPMLVPKHEPQVLPENDSHPMLIPKQELQVLPENNSPPLLVPKQEPQVHPENNSPQVDMDSQNHSSRVLGSTMKPNSSKSGEPKPKKIKRKNPIAKKTNETQTKPPHPVEHKCFQCHKLFQSGNALGGHMSSHAKRRKMEAMRYISKQFALGNSFFDFIDSLGFEDLSSPCANHYGRRYKVLHGSTSQCA